A genome region from Arthrobacter sp. V1I9 includes the following:
- a CDS encoding sensor histidine kinase, translating to MPDSPLLTAAAVAVIAMAVAVVVGVGLKVLRSFRDLGTDAERATYHTLHAASQAGQHLRRGLNPAGAAKASRQLRTLLGCEALAITDTTGVLAWDGAAEELKPQLMDLAEGVLAGGRTAVLPPGRPAGRGGAQKSGTGGQLAAVIAPVRAGTRVVGAVAAFAPSTSAGLVRATGEVADWVAVQVELAELDASRTLLMEAEVRALRAQISPHFIYNSLNAIASFINTDPARARELVVEFADFTRYSFRRHGDFTTLAEELRCIDRYLLLERARFGERVQVSLRVAPEVLSTVIPFLSLQPLVENAVRHGLEAKEGPGHISISANDAGAFAEVRIEDDGVGMDPAQLQSVLAGHTDGEHVGLRNVDARLRQVYGNDHGLVIDTAPGEGTLITMRVPKSQPGHDA from the coding sequence ATGCCGGACTCCCCCCTCCTGACTGCCGCGGCCGTGGCCGTGATCGCCATGGCCGTCGCCGTCGTCGTCGGCGTGGGACTCAAGGTGCTGCGCTCCTTCCGGGACCTCGGCACGGACGCCGAACGCGCGACGTACCACACGCTGCACGCGGCATCCCAGGCAGGCCAGCATCTTCGGCGCGGCCTCAACCCCGCGGGTGCGGCGAAAGCCAGCCGGCAGCTGCGCACGCTGCTGGGCTGCGAGGCGCTGGCCATCACCGATACCACAGGGGTGCTTGCGTGGGACGGGGCCGCCGAAGAACTGAAGCCGCAGTTGATGGATCTCGCCGAAGGGGTGCTGGCAGGCGGGCGGACGGCAGTTCTTCCGCCCGGCCGGCCGGCAGGGCGGGGTGGTGCCCAGAAGAGCGGCACGGGCGGTCAGCTCGCCGCGGTGATTGCCCCGGTGCGGGCCGGGACCCGGGTGGTGGGCGCCGTCGCCGCCTTCGCACCGTCAACAAGCGCGGGACTGGTGCGGGCCACCGGCGAAGTGGCCGACTGGGTGGCCGTGCAGGTGGAACTTGCGGAGCTGGACGCGTCACGGACACTGCTGATGGAGGCCGAGGTACGCGCGCTGCGCGCCCAGATCAGCCCGCACTTCATCTACAACTCGCTCAACGCCATAGCGTCCTTCATCAACACCGACCCCGCCCGGGCACGTGAGTTGGTGGTGGAGTTCGCCGATTTCACGCGCTACTCCTTTCGCCGGCACGGCGACTTCACCACGCTCGCGGAGGAGCTTCGCTGCATTGACCGCTACCTCCTCCTGGAACGTGCCCGGTTCGGCGAGCGCGTCCAGGTCAGCCTGCGGGTGGCGCCGGAGGTCCTCAGCACCGTCATCCCCTTCCTCAGCCTGCAGCCGCTGGTGGAAAACGCGGTGCGGCACGGTCTGGAGGCCAAGGAAGGGCCGGGGCACATCAGCATCAGCGCGAACGACGCCGGCGCTTTCGCCGAGGTGAGGATTGAGGACGACGGCGTGGGCATGGACCCTGCGCAGCTGCAGTCCGTGCTTGCCGGCCATACCGACGGCGAGCACGTGGGCCTGCGGAACGTGGACGCCCGCCTCCGCCAGGTCTACGGCAATGACCACGGCCTGGTCATCGACACCGCCCCCGGGGAGGGGACGCTGATCACCATGCGGGTCCCGAAGTCGCAGCCGGGGCACGACGCGTGA
- a CDS encoding DUF485 domain-containing protein: MGNDAHTPDAAASVDFEQVQSTEQFQELRKRHRSFVFPMAIAFLLWYFAYVLLADYAVGFMSTKVWGNINVGLILGLLQFVSTFAITSWYVSYSNRKLDPIAAEIRDEIEGHEFDKDGNRVGGVNK, encoded by the coding sequence ATGGGTAACGATGCCCACACTCCGGACGCAGCGGCGTCCGTGGACTTTGAACAGGTCCAGTCGACCGAGCAGTTCCAGGAACTGCGCAAGCGTCACCGCAGCTTTGTCTTCCCCATGGCAATCGCATTCCTGCTGTGGTACTTCGCGTACGTCCTGCTGGCGGACTACGCAGTGGGCTTTATGTCCACCAAGGTCTGGGGCAACATCAACGTTGGCCTGATTCTGGGCCTGCTCCAGTTCGTCTCGACGTTTGCGATCACCAGCTGGTACGTCAGCTACTCCAACCGGAAGCTGGACCCCATCGCCGCAGAAATCCGCGATGAAATCGAAGGGCACGAATTTGATAAGGACGGCAACCGAGTGGGCGGGGTAAACAAATGA